In Oryzias melastigma strain HK-1 linkage group LG10, ASM292280v2, whole genome shotgun sequence, a single window of DNA contains:
- the mtnr1c gene encoding melatonin receptor type 1C, with protein sequence MDLEVKDVNCSRTESGCQLSDSSGGVSTALASVLIFTIVVDILGNVLVIMSVYRNKKLRNAGNIFVVSLSVADLVVALYPYPLVLTAIFHNDWTMGDLHCQASGFVMGISVIGSIFNITAIAINRYCYICHSLHYDRLYSVRKTCCYLGLTWLLTAIATVPNFFVGSLQYDPRIYSCTFAQTVSSYYTISVVVIHFLIPLLVVSYCYMRIWVLVIKVKHRVKPEQRTRLKPSDVRNFLTMFMVFVLFAVCWAPLNLIGLAVAINPVKVAPNIPEWLFVTSYFMAYFNSCLNAIIYGLLNQNFRKEYKTILLALCVPRLLIMETSRCATEGLKSKPSPAVTNNNVAEINV encoded by the exons ATGGATTTGGAGGTGAAGGATGTGAACTGCTCCAGGACTGAGAGCGGCTGCCAGCTGAGCGATTCCTCCGGCGGAGTGTCCACTGCGCTGGCCAGCGTGCTGATCTTCACCATCGTGGTCGACATCCTGGGCAACGTGCTCGTCATCATGTCGGTGTACAGGAACAAGAAGCTCAGGAACGCAG GTAACATCTTCGTGGTGAGCTTGTCTGTTGCAGACCTGGTGGTGGCACTGTACCCATACCCTCTGGTCCTGACTGCCATCTTCCACAACGACTGGACAATGGGCGACCTGCACTGTCAGGCCAGTGGCTTCGTTATGGGCATCAGCGTCATTGGCTCCATTTTCAACATTACCGCTATCGCCATCAACCGCTACTGCTACATTTGCCACAGCCTGCACTACGATCGGCTGTACAGCGTGAGGAAAACCTGCTGTTACCTCGGCCTCACCTGGCTACTCACTGCCATCGCCACAGTGCCAAACTTCTTTGTGGGCTCGCTGCAGTACGACCCTCGCATTTACTCCTGCACCTTTGCACAGACTGTCAGCTCCTACTACACCATCTCAGTGGTGGTGATTCACTTTTTGATCCCTCTGCTTGTTGTGTCCTACTGCTACATGAGGATATGGGTGCTGGTGATTAAAGTGAAACATCGAGTCAAACCTGAGCAAAGGACCAGACTGAAACCAAGCGACGTGAGGAACTTCCTGACTATGTTTATGGTCTTTGTCTTATTTGCCGTGTGCTGGGCGCCACTAAACCTCATAGGCCTGGCCGTGGCAATAAACCCTGTGAAAGTCGCCCCGAATATACCGGAGTGGCTTTTTGTCACAAGTTACTTCATGGCTTACTTCAACAGCTGCCTCAACGCCATTATATATGGGTTACTAAACCAAAACTTCCGCAAAGAATACAAAACCATCCTCCTAGCCCTTTGCGTGCCGCGTTTGTTGATCATGGAGACCTCCAGGTGTGCCACAGAGGGACTAAAGAGTAAACCCTCACCTGCTGTAACAAACAACAATGTAGCAGAGATAAATGTATAA